The following proteins come from a genomic window of Nocardiopsis sp. YSL2:
- the moaA gene encoding GTP 3',8-cyclase MoaA has protein sequence MLADSYGRRATDLRVSLTDRCNLRCTYCMPPEGLEWLPKPELLTDEELLRLIGVGVTRLGITEVRFTGGEPLLRRGLPGLIAGTTALEPRPHTALTTNGIGLARMAPALAEAGLDRVNVSLDTLRHDVFEKLARRRRLDDVLEGLEGAARAGLTPVKVNAVLMRDTNEHEAADLLRFCVERGYELRFIEQMPLDAQHGWRRDTMITADEILALLETEFELDAADADTRGSAPAELFHLRGTRFPNGEQATVGVIGSVTRPFCGACDRVRLTADGQVRNCLFAREESDLRTLLREGADDDAIVARWEAAVASKLPGHGINDPSFLQPARPMSAIGG, from the coding sequence GTGCTGGCCGACTCCTATGGGCGACGTGCGACCGACCTGCGTGTGTCGCTCACGGACCGCTGCAACCTCAGATGCACCTACTGCATGCCCCCCGAAGGGTTGGAGTGGCTGCCCAAGCCGGAACTCCTCACCGACGAGGAACTCCTCCGCCTCATCGGCGTGGGCGTGACACGCCTCGGCATCACCGAGGTCCGCTTCACCGGCGGTGAGCCCCTCCTGCGCCGCGGCCTTCCGGGCCTCATCGCCGGGACCACCGCGCTCGAACCCCGCCCCCACACCGCCCTGACCACGAACGGCATCGGGCTGGCCCGGATGGCCCCCGCGCTCGCCGAGGCGGGGCTGGACCGGGTGAACGTCTCCCTCGACACCCTGCGCCACGACGTGTTCGAGAAGCTCGCCCGCCGCCGCAGGCTCGACGACGTCCTCGAAGGGCTGGAGGGAGCCGCCCGGGCCGGACTGACCCCCGTCAAGGTCAACGCCGTCCTGATGCGCGACACCAACGAGCACGAGGCCGCCGACCTCCTGCGCTTCTGCGTCGAGCGCGGCTACGAGCTGCGCTTCATCGAGCAGATGCCGCTGGACGCCCAACACGGGTGGCGGCGCGACACCATGATCACCGCCGACGAGATCCTCGCCCTGCTGGAGACGGAGTTCGAGCTGGACGCCGCCGACGCCGACACCCGCGGCAGCGCGCCCGCCGAACTGTTCCACCTGCGCGGGACACGCTTCCCCAACGGGGAGCAGGCCACCGTGGGCGTCATCGGCTCGGTCACCAGGCCCTTCTGCGGGGCGTGCGACCGCGTGCGGCTCACCGCCGACGGCCAGGTGCGCAACTGCCTGTTCGCCCGGGAGGAGTCCGACCTGCGCACGCTCCTGCGCGAGGGGGCCGACGACGACGCGATCGTCGCGCGGTGGGAGGCGGCCGTGGCGAGCAAGCTGCCGGGCCACGGGATCAACGACCCCTCGTTCCTGCAGCCCGCCCGCCCGATGTCGGCGATCGGCGGCTGA